In Verrucomicrobiota bacterium, the genomic stretch AACGCCCGTGACCTAAGGGAGACTAAATCCGGCCACCCGATGACAACCCCCGTGCAGTCGTCGTCCTCTCACTTCGGGTTGTCGCCAATAAGCAACTACACCCATTTTCAGGATGATTGAGCTGTGAGGGGGTAGCCACAATGTTTAAACCAGCCCCGGGCATCTTGGGCCGTGATGGTTTGGAGCCCCGCGCCGATAGCCGCCTCCAACGCCTCGCGCGTGCGCGCCTGCACCCGGCGTAAAAACGTCTTGAGCTTCGAAAAGGCCCCCTCGATGGGGTTGAAATCCGGGCTATAGCGCGGCAAAAACACCAACCGGCAGCCGCAGGCTTCGATGCGCTCGCGCACCGCTTGGGCTTTATGGACTGAGCAGGTTATCCCTGAGCACGGTCTTGCCGGGCCGTAAGGCCGGGCAGAGGAACTTATCAAGGTAGAGCAGGAAGGCTTCGGTGTCGGCGGCCCCTTCGACCGTCATGGTCGTCAAGAGCCCCTCAGGGCTCAGGGCGGCCAACACGGTGGTGTTTTTACCCCGGTTGGTGGGGGCTTTTCCCCAGGCGCGCTGGCCTTTGGGGGCCCAGCCGTAGCGGGGCGCCAAGGCCAGGTTGGACCCGCTTTCATCGACGAAGACCAAGTCGCTCGGCTTTAAGGCGTCGTGGTCTTGCCGCCAAGTCGCCCGCTCGGCTTCGTCGCGTTCGCTGGCGGTGAGCTTTTTTTTTGTGCGTCCAGTCCAAGGCGCGGCGCGCCCGGTGTAAAGTGGCCACGCTGACGGCCTGACCGCTCTGGGCCTGCCAGCGCTGGCAATGATCGATCAAGCGGCCGTCGGGCTCGGCTTGGAGTTGGGCGGCTAAGGCCGCCCGGGCTTCCGGCGTGCCAAAGGCGCCGTGCGGGCCAGGCCGGTAGGTTTTGGGCGCCAGGCTTTGGCCGGAGCGCCGCTTCAAGAGCCAACGTTTCAAGCTGGCCCATGATACGCTAAAGAGCCGCACGACTTCGGCGTGGGGCAAGCCGTTCTCGACGACGGCCGCCACGGCCCGCTCGCGCAGGTCCACTGAATACGGCTTGGACATCGCCCACCAAAGCACAGCTCAACCAACTTGAAAACCGGTGTAGTTGCGGATACAAGGCCGGGTAGTGCTTTCGTCCCGGAGGGACGGCTGAGGTTAGGCAGGTAGCTTTAGTGCCTGTGCGGTGCGGGCGTTCCCCGGGGGGTGCGTCCCCTCGGGACGCCTGAAGGCGTGCGCCGGGCCAGGCGGGCGTCAAAGATTGGGGAGCCGTTCGGTTTTTGGCGCCGAGGGTCGCGCCGGGTTTGGCCGGCCGTTTGGGAGCCGGCACCCTCCGGGGCAGCGTTTCAGGCGTCCCTACAGGACGCGATCGCTCTTTAAATGCCCCTTCCAGGGACTGAAGTCGCTGGCTAACCTCAGCCGTCCCTGCGGGACGAAAGCGCCCCCATCCGCCGGCCCTTAACGAAATGGCAGTGGGGTAAACCCTGGCCTATGTTCCTTTGGCCCTTCAGGCCATCTAACCGTCTGTCTCCCGGCCCGTTGGGCCTAGGGCCGATTCGATCGGGTACAGAGCAGCCTCCGGTGCCGACAATCCACCGAGATAACTGTCTGAATGGTATTGTTAGCGCCCCACCATCAAACATGCAGTTCCTCAGCACCATCACCTTTGCAATACTCCCGCCGCAACACCGTTACTCGGATGCGCCCAGCCGAACCACCAGGTTCACGTAAGTGAGAAAAGCGAGCGGGTCACCTCTCAGTGCGTGCCGTGCACGGCGGGCCTGATCCCCGGACAGCGGGATCTCGAAGTCAGAGACGTCCGTCAGATCCTGCTTTGCTGGAAATCCTTTGATCGCCTGGTTAGTGTACGGATCGACCACGTTTACCTCCAAGAGCGACGGCCCTTGTGGGTTGGGGCGAGTCAGACGTAGATAGAAGACAAACGGCAGGTCCGGTACCTTCCCTCTGATAACGCGCCTTTTCTTTTCCTGCAGCAGCTGCGCAGGCGGCAGGTTTTCCGTTTCATAACTGGGGGCTGAGACGCTTTTCTCGCCCGGTAAGGCATCCGGGATTTTCTCACGGAAGTGGAATCGAACGGAGGCTTGAAAATCCGGCAAGAGTTCGCGGTCAGCGGCCGGTTGCGCCGACACCTCGTGGAGCATAAGCACCATGGCCGCCACGAGGATGACCGTTGGGTTCATGATACCCCGAAAATACCCAGCGCTACGCGGCGTAAGCAAGGCTTGTTTCCGGTGCACCGACTCGGGAGGCGGAACGCCTGGCAAGGTTACCCCTCAAGCGAACGGACGCGCCGCTTCAGGTGGAGAAACACCCAGCATCACCTGGAGCCGCTGGCCCAATTGCCGGGCCGACGCGGTCATTTCTCCCGCCGCCTCGGCCGGCAAGTGGGCCCGGCAATTGGCCCCCCACAAGAACAGCCAGCGCTCAAAGTGCTCCGGCCCAAGCCCGAGCGGCGCGTGCAAAGCCGGCAGCGGCCCGGAATAGGTCCGCGTTGCTCCCAGCACCGTTTCCCAGAAATTCGCGATGATGGCCAGGTGCTCGCCCCAATCTTGGATGCGCGCGTTAAAAGTGGGGCCGATCAGCGGGTCTTGGCGCACATCGGCATAAAAATGTCGCAACAACCGGGCGAGGCCATCTCGTCCGCCAATCCGTTCATACAGCAGGTTCATCACAGCGAAAGGGTTGCCAAACGGGAGATCGGACCCTGGGCCGATCGCACGAATGCCTTTCGAAACGGGTAGCATGGGGAACGGTACGGCGCAACGGGCCAACCGGCGCACCCCGGAGAGCCGGCCAACGGGTAAGTGGTTGGTTGTTGAGGGGCGTTAAACCCCCTGCGCCCGCTCCGCCATCAAAGGCCGTCTTCCAGCAAGTGCTGGTAACAAGGCGGTTCACCGCCGCCGCAGGCGGGCGCGGTCCAGTCCGGCTTGGGCGATCGCCGCTTTCGGGTCCGCGGTCCCGATCGTCCGCCTTGGGCCCGCCCAGTGGGATGCACCGGCGCAGCGGCCTTGATGGGTCCAGGCGCCAAGCCTGACCCGAGCAGCCCGGGATCCCCCGCGGAGCAGCCACGGGTGGTTTCGGCGCTCAGGCCGTCCGGTAAGGACGGTAGCGGTGGCGCCGTTCTCGAGCCGGCCTGGGCACCGTGAACCCGTTGAGACCCGAACATCTTGCGCCGCCGCATGCCCGCACGCTACCTGACGCCGGTTTTGGCGGCAAGTTCAATCCGAGGCCGGCGCGCCAAGCTGGAAGTTTTAAAGCCGCTATAACCGCCAGAGACTCCCGGGCCGCCTACAAATCGGTTGTGGGTCCCCCCTCAACGACACCGCCTTTGCGACGTTTCAATTGATAACTATGCACGAGGTGTTTCAAAGCGCGATAACGGCTGATGACCGAATCCAGGCGCGGGAGGGGTCAGGTTTTAAGCTCATGGATCGGGTGTGGGTGAAAAGCTTAAACCGACCGGGCGTAGTTCAGGATGTGCAGCCGTGCCGCAGCGGCAAGACCGACTACTACCTGCTCCGAGTGGCTGTGGGAGGCAGCGGACTGTTCAGCGTCCTCGCAGACCCCTTGACCGTAGAAAAGTGCCGCTGATCGGAGCGGCAAACGAGCCATGAGCCGGCAAAACCGTTCATGGAGGACAACCGAAGCGACGATGAGCCGTCGGCGCGGATAATGACGATCCGGGTAAATGGAGACCGGGAGAATGCGGGTGGCGCTGGCGGGGCTCGGCGGCCACCAAGCAGGAAGAACAAAGCCAGAACAAGCCCTTACGATCTCACGCGGTTTCTGACGGAGTCCTTCCAGCGAGGTCCCGGTAGTACGCCTGCAGCACATGGAAAGCCTGCTTCCTTTCACCCTGGTCGGAAAGAAGGCCTTTCCGATTGAAGTAGTCCTGGATGCCAGCCAGGGGACGGCGCGGTGAACGAAAATCCATCAGGACCCAAGGACTCATCCCGCGCAACGAAGCGATGCGATTGAGCATCACCAACTGGTGCCGGTAGAGGCTGGCTTGGTATTCCTCAGTCCAGCGCGTATCGGGATCGCCGTGCAAGCCGTGTTTGGCGTCTCCGCCAAATTCGCTGACGATCAGCGGCTTTTCGTAAGCAACCTGCCAGCCGGTCTTTTCAGCGTCCTCCGGTTTGTGCTCATACCATCCGATGTATTCATTGAACCCGATGACATCGAGCGCTTCGCCCAGTGGATCGTCTATGATTTTGGTCATGCCTTCGGTGCGCACCAGTAACGCGGCGGTCACCAAACGCGTCGGATCCTGCTCGCGCACCTTGGCGACCAACGTATTGAGAAACCCAACCCGGGCAGGCGTGACGGGCGTTTCGTTTGCCACGGACCAGAACACGACAGACGCTTTGTTACGGTCCCGACGGATCATCTCGTGCAACTGCTGTTCGGCGTTGGCCAGCACGGCAGGAGTATCGAACTGGACGGCCCAATAGACCGGAAGCTCCGACCAGACAAGAAGGCCCATGCGATCGGCCAGACGGGTCATGCGCTCATCGTGCGGGTAGTGGGCGAGGCGGACAAAGTTCCCATTCAATTCGCGTACCCAGCCGAGCAAGGTTTTCATGTCCTCGTCGGTGCACGCACGTCCGGTGCGATATGGCGCCTCGGCGTGAACGGAGACGCCCCGCAGAAAAATGGGCGAGCCGTTGAGGAGGATCTGGGTACCGCGCACTTCGACGGTTCTGAAGCCGATCTCGTCATCGAGATTATCCTGACCGGCCTGCAGGTGCACCCGGTAGAGGCGCGGGTGTTCCGGCGACCACGGCTCCAGGTTGCCGGCCGTGAATTGGAACATCGCACGCCCGTCTGCACCCAGGTGAGCGGATTCCTTCACCGCCAACTCCGGAAGGCTGACGGTTACCTCCGTTCCGGCAGCAGCCCCTTCGACGTGTACCCAGCCCTCAAGGACGGTTCGGCTCCCACGCTTCAAATGCAAATCGTAATCGTCGATGAACTGCTCCGGCACCTCGACGAGCGAAACATCCCGGGTAAGTCCGCCATAGTTCCACCAGTCCGTCTGGAGCGTTGGAATACCGTCGGGCCGGCGGGTGTTGTCAACGGCTACCACGACAAAGTTCCCGCCGTCCTTAAGGAGGTCCGTCACCTCGCAGCAAAACGGAGTAAATCCGCCCTCGTGCTCACAGGCCTTGCGCCCGTTTATCCACACCCAGGCCTGGTAGTTGGCGGCGCCCGCATAAAAAAACACCCGCGTCCCGGGTTTGCGTTGATAGGAGAAATCCTTTTGGTACCACACCGGCCCTTCGTAGAAGAACAGTGAATCACGCTGGGTATTCCAATCGCCGGGCACCCGCAGCACCGGTGAGTTTTGAAAATCGTACTCTACAGGCTCACCGCCGGGCGCTGGGTGTTTTGCGTTCAGGAAATAGCCATTCGCGCGCGGCTTGCCATGGAAGGTGTAAAGACCGGCCCAATAGGGGTCAGCGATCGTGTGCCAGTCGCCGTTGAGGCTAATGGCCGGGCGACGGTCAGCAGCTGCCAATAACGGGGCCGGCGCAGCTGACGCTGAAAAGCCCGGGCTCATAGCCGCTCACCCGGACGAGGCAAACCCCGGCGGCCCCGCCGTGAAAGGCAGGGATCATCCGGGTAACGCGCGAGAGGAGGATTCGGCACCATTGAAGTCCTTTCGTAAATCGTGATCGGACAGGATTATCAGCCAGGGTCGAGCCTTGACGGGCTTGCGTCAAGATGCGCCGGCCAAACTTCGGAGGCGGATTTTCGGGTCGACCATTGTTCGCCGCGCCAGTACAAGGCGGGCAACAAGCCGGGCTGCTCCGGGCTGAATGCCTCCGGTTGTGACCGAAGGCACCGGCTGAGATTCCAACGCTTGCGGTGGAAAAAAGGTTGCTTTCACGACGAACCGACCGCACGCGCAAGGCCATTTACCGCAAGCGTTGCAAAACCGAGCACAAAGCCGTTCGGATAAGTCCGGCCGGCGCTTCAAACACGAAGCATCCGGGCAGGCTCTTACGTATGTGCGCCGGGTAAGGTTACCCGAGATTTGCGCGAATGCCGATCACCACCGCAACAAGACCTGCAACTCGTATGCGAGACGTTGGCCTTACCTCCGGCTCCGAGCCATTAAGCGGTGAGTACAGGCTGTTTATCAAGTATACTGTCGAGGTAGACGGACTTCCCGCTTACATCGAGACCTACGATGTTGAAAACGTGGAGATGGGATTGACCGGGTAAGCATCCCCACGGCGAAAGCGGGCAGCTTTTGAGGGCGACCTCACGAGCCCATGGTTAGCCAAAGCCAGCGGTCTCCGCCTCGCCGCAATCTGATGAGTGCCATGGACGCAGGCATCCGTTTCGGTCACGACCTTTGTTCCGTGCTGGAGTTTGCGGAGCGCCGGGAATGGCTGGTGACCAATGGCCGCGGCAGCTACGCCTCCGGCACCGTAGCGAACGTTCTTACCCGCGGCTATCATGGGTTGCTGATTGCGGCGTTAGCGCCGCCGGTCGGCCGCACGCTGACGCTTGTAAAGTTTGATGAGAGCGTTACCTACCGGGGCAGCCGGTATGAACTCTTCACCAACCGGTGGCAAGGCGGCGCGGTTGCTCCTGCGGGGCACGTCAACCTGGAAAGCTTTCACCTGGAAGGCACCGTACCGACCTGGAGGTTCGCGGTCGCGGATGCGGTCCTGGAGAAACGCATCTGGATGGAACCGTGGGCGGACACCACTTACCTTGCCTACAACCTGATCCATGCGTGCGAACCCATCGAGATGGCTTGCAAAGCTATTGTCGATTACCGGGATTACCATGGCCGGACGCATGCAGGCAGGTTCGATCAGGTTCAAGTGGATCGGGTCGACAGGGGGCTGAAAGTGACGATGGCGGCCGGGGCACGGCCGCTGTTACTCCTGTCAAATGCGGCCAGGGGTAGTCCTGTCTCGGAGTGGTATCACGGGTTCGAACTGGCGCGCGAGCGGGAGCGTGGCTTGCAGGATTATGAGGATCACCTGCACGTCGCCGATTTTCAGGCAAAACTTGCGCTGGATGATGAACCGCTGGTCTTTGCCGCTTCGGTTGAAGGAACTGCGGATCCCGACATCACCGCACTGGAGCGGCGCCGCGCGCACGAGAATGGGGTAATCGATCGCTGGGCAACGGGCCGGTCGGACGGCGGCAGGAGCGCCGCGGGTTGGGTCAGGCAGAGCGTGCTCGCAGCGGACCAGTTCATCGTGGACCGCGCTAACCCCGCGGATGCCGCGGAGACGGGGAAGACGGTCATCGCGGGGTACCACTGGTTTGCCGACTGGGGACGGGATACGATGATCAGCCTGCCGGGGCTGACGCTATGCACGGGCCGGGCGGATATTGCCCGCCTTATCCTCAAGACTTTTGCCCGGTACGTCTCCCAGGGCATGCTGCCGAATACGTTCCCCGACTCCGGCTCCAGCCCGGAATACAACACGGTGGACGCGACCCTGTGGTATTTTCAGGCCCTTTGGGCGTATTATCTTGCGACCAAGGACCGCCAAACGGTTTCGGAGTTGTTTCCGGTGCTCAAAAACATCGTGGATTGGTACCGCCGCGGCACCCGGTTCAGCATCCATGTCGACGCGAGCGATGGACTGGTTTACGCCGGCCAGGAGGGCGTTCAACTCACCTGGATGGACGCCAAGGTCGGCAACTGGGTAGTCACGCCGCGGATCGGTAAGCCCATTGAGGTGAATGCCCTCTGGTACAACGCCCTGCGTATCCTGGGAATCTTTGCGTCACTGGCGGGCGAAAACGGCACTGAGTTCGAGAAACTGGCCGGAGATACCCTGAAAGGGTTTCAGCGGTTTTGGAACGCCGCGAGCGGCTACTGCTTTGATGTGCTGGACGGTCCGGGTGGTAACGACCCTGCGCTGCGTCCGAATCAGGTTTTCGCCGTGTGTCTGCCAGGGCCGTCGCTGCACGCGCCGGAACTGCTGTCAGGAGAACAGCAGAGAGGGGTACTGGACGCCTGCGCCGCCAAGCTTCTGACCTTGGTCGGCCTCCGATCGCTCGATCCGGCGAGCCCCCAATATCGTGGCGACTACTTTGGCGATCGGGTTCAACGCGACGCGGCGTACCATCAAGGTACCGTGTGGGCATGGCTTAAAGGCCCATTCATCGAAGCGCATCTGCGTATCCGGGGTGATCTGGCGCACGCGGAGCAACTGCTCCAGCCGATGGCTGACTCGCTCGTGGCGGCCGGTGTGGGCACCCTGAGCGAGATCTACGATGGGAATGCGCCGACGCGCCCGCGCGGCTGCATCGCGCAAGCGTGGAGCGTGGCGGAACTGTTACGGATCTGGACGTTGATCGAGGACAGCAAAACGCAGGGGTCGGGCGATCGATGGCATTCTCGCTGACTCCGGCCCGGACGGTCCCGCCCGCAGCCTATCGTCGCCGCCGGAACGCAGAATTAATTTTCGACTTTTTTCCAAAACGCTGAAACCCGGTCCCCTCTTTCGCTTTGTAAAGGGGTGAACGTCCTGCGCATAGGGCACGAAGTGGCGACGCGCCGGCACGCTTCTCAAACGAAAGAATCACGACGGATGAAAACCGCAAGGACGACCGGCCGCACCCGCATCAACGTGACCACAGCCCTGCAACGCGTTGCCGCAGGTACAGGTCAATCCCATCGCCGTGTTTCGAGCCATGACGAAGTGGAGCGCCGGATCTGCAGGATCGATGCGCGCGGCGCGGGCTACCACAAAATTGAAGCACGCTGTTCCGAGATGCTGGCTATTGCGGGCACCGGGATTCTTATTTACAGCGCCAGCCTGTTTCACCACCCGATCTGCCGGGTTGGCTTTCCCACACCTGATTCTCTGCATGAGTTAACCGCTTCAGGCCCCTCGCCAGCCAACGGCATCTTCTCGCCATGAACGACCTGACCAGCATTGCACTCCAATTGCCTCGCGCAAAGAGGCGCTTGAACCACGCATTTTTACCGGATGTGCTCGTACCGGTTGAATCCGGCGAGGTTCAAAGAAAAAGAGGAGGATATTCAATCGCGCTGATAAAAAAAGCTTCGGCGCGAGTTTTAGGGGTTTGTTGCCTTCGACGAGTGGAAGGTTAGGGGGCGGCGCCTGGTCGTAGCGCTTCCGGGCATGCAGAGGTTGGCCCTAACCCGCCGGGGTTCGCCGGCGCACAGTGCAAACCACCGTTAAAAAATCGCAAGCCAGTGGAAGCGGAGATCCTGGGATTCAGCCATGCTGGTCCCTGTGAACTTACGGACGAACGCTTTAACCCGAACTTTGAGCCTGCTGTACGCAGCCGTACTGGCCGTCACGGCTACCCGCGCCGGCTCGATGCCGGATGATCAGGCCGCAACGGTCGAAAGCACGCGCTATGGCCTTTTCGACCTGCTTGATCATCGCAGCGCGTATGGTCAAGGGGTCTTTCCGGAGCCCTTTCTGGTGGATGACTCTGATCTCGAGATCAACGAGGCTCGCCTCGATTGGCTGCGCACCGGCGGAAAGGGTCTGCACAGTGACCTCGTCACAGCGGAAGTGGAGAAGGGTTTCGGGCTGTTGACCATGGAATTAGAGGTTCCCTTCGAACGGGACGTGAGTGCGGGATCGGTCTCCGAAGGCTTTGACAACATCGACTTGGGAGCGCGCTACCCCGTTTATCAATTCGTCTCAGCAGACGGGTTTCTCGACACGACCTTCGGTACGGGTATCGAAGCCGGTATTCCGGTCAACTCGTCGGTGAGCAAGAACGCCGAGCTCGTTCCAAAGGTGTTCAACGATCTAAGGCTGGGCCAGCATTTTACGCTCCAATCTATCGTCGGGTATTCCACCCTCTTCGGCGGCGGGGAAGACGGCGGATTGCAAACCTTCGAGTACGGCTTTGTCTTCGGGTATACGTTCCAGCATAAAGAACTGCCTTTACCCGGAGTGCAGCAGTTCATCCCGGTCTTCGAGTTGCAAGGCGAGACGGAGCTTAACAAACGTAACCGCGGGCATAACAGCCTCCTTGGCAACCTTGCATTTCGTGCCAACCTCAAGACAATCGGTCCGATTCAACCGCGGCTCGGGTTGGGGTTTGTCTTCCCGATCGATGCGGGGGCACGGCAGGACACGCATTGGGGCGTGATTACCAGTTTTGTGTTTGAGTACTGAAATGGCGTACGATGGGGGACGTCCACAACATATGAATAGATACCTGAGCCGCAGGAAGTTTTTGGGCCTGGCTGCAGCCGCGCTCACCGGCGCTACCGCGCTCGACAGCGCTCGAAGTGCCTCCGCGGCACGCGTGGTGGATGCCGGTCCTGCGAGCAGCTACGGTTCGGAAGGGGTGTATGACCGTTTCCGTAATCAGGGATTCTTCGTGATCCGGCAGGGAAAGCGGTTCCTGGCCCTTTCGGCCTTTTGCACACACCGCAAATGCAAGCTGACCGCAGAGCCTGACCGTTCATTTCTTTGCGAATGTCATGGGTCGACCTTTGATCCCAACGGCAAGGTTACTGCGGGCCCGGCCAAACGGGATCTGCCAGTGTTCCCGGTCTCTGTAAACGAGAGTGGCCATTTGCTTGTACAGGTTCCCGGCCCCTGAAAGCTGCCCATTGAGGTTGGAAGACGCGTCCTGACCCGCGCCTGCTCCGTGCCCCCCTCGCCCGTGGCGCCAGCGTCGCCCGGGAAAAAAAGCAGGGGGCCGCTCTCCGATTTCGCTGCGGCAGAATCTGACCGAAAAGCGCGGGCGAGCGTCTCTGCGCCTCTGCACCCTTACCAGCCATGCCGGCTTGCGGGCCGCCCGCGAAATCGCTCCACCAAGGCACGCGCGCCGGGAAACAACGCCGGGCAACAGCCGATCTCCTCGCAAAACGATTTACTGAAGTGGCCAAGGCTCGAATAGCCCACGGCAAAAGCTGCCTCCGTAACGTTATATCCGCCGCTTAAAAGCAACTCCGCCGCTTGCTCCATCCGCATCCGACGAAGGTACTGCGGGATCGTGCAACCGGTGTGTTGTGAAAAGGTGCGGCTCAGATAAAAGGGGCTGCATCCGACCCGGCGCGCGAGCTCCTCGAGCGGGGGCGGTTCTTGCAAGGTTTCGCGCAAAATCGACTTTACGGCGTCGACGCGCTCGCGTGCCAGGCGCCTTTGGCGAACGCAAAAGAATTCGGGCTGAGGCGGCTCCGGCGTAAAGAAAAGCTGGGCCGCAAGCTCCAGCGCCTTACTCTGAAACCAGAGACCTTGCGCGCCCGAAGAAACCGGCGGCTGGCGGAGCTGAAAAAACAGCGCCTCCTGGCATGCCGTCATTGCCGTGACCGGTCCGATCACCCCTTCATGCGATCCCGGCTCTCCGCCGAGCAAAGCCCGGGCGGTTGGCTTGAGCCCACGAGGCCCCTTGCCGCTAACCGCTAAGGACCTGAGCAAGAAGTCTCGCGAAAACTTCACCGCGGCGAAACGGTGTCGCTGCCCGGCTGGTCGCCGAACCTGAAAGCGGCTCTGCAATGTAGCCAAGACCGCGTAGTGACCAAGGGTACGAGCGGAAAAGCGCGTCCGGCATTTTCCAAATCGCACTTCGCCCTCACCGGATAGATTCAAACAGATTTCCAAGCGGCCGGCATCGAGGTCGGCTCCCCATTGGTGGTCGCTTTCAGAGAAAAAGTCGTGTTCTTCGATGCTCAAACCGTGCTGCGCAAGATCGCCAAAGATCCGCGCGTCAGCACGGGTGCGGTGAGCGGACGGAGAGGTAGATCTTGGAACGCTGAATTTGGCTACGGGAGAGGATCGAGCTGGCATCGTTATCGAGAATCATTCTCAATAAGCCGGCCACAGGCAACACTTCAAATCCTCTTTTCAACTCTGCAACGCGGTTGCGCAGGGACGCCCGTACAGGATGCCGCTTGGTTTGTTTAACCCGAACATTCCGGCTGAAATTTCTGCCCCGTTGCTCGAGCCGAGCGGCAGGGCCACGACGATCCCGCCATTCGAATGCAGTCCGGCTTTCAAACGCTCCGGCAGGCGCCGCCCCGGCCCTCAGTTCTGTCCGGTTTCGAATACTTGAGATTACCCGCGG encodes the following:
- a CDS encoding transposase, producing the protein MRERIEACGCRLVFLPRYSPDFNPIEGAFSKLKTFLRRVQARTREALEAAIGAGLQTITAQDARGWFKHCGYPLTAQSS
- a CDS encoding transposase — encoded protein: MVFVDESGSNLALAPRYGWAPKGQRAWGKAPTNRGKNTTVLAALSPEGLLTTMTVEGAADTEAFLLYLDKFLCPALRPGKTVLRDNLLSP
- a CDS encoding group III truncated hemoglobin, which produces MNLLYERIGGRDGLARLLRHFYADVRQDPLIGPTFNARIQDWGEHLAIIANFWETVLGATRTYSGPLPALHAPLGLGPEHFERWLFLWGANCRAHLPAEAAGEMTASARQLGQRLQVMLGVSPPEAARPFA
- a CDS encoding beta-glucuronidase, giving the protein MSPGFSASAAPAPLLAAADRRPAISLNGDWHTIADPYWAGLYTFHGKPRANGYFLNAKHPAPGGEPVEYDFQNSPVLRVPGDWNTQRDSLFFYEGPVWYQKDFSYQRKPGTRVFFYAGAANYQAWVWINGRKACEHEGGFTPFCCEVTDLLKDGGNFVVVAVDNTRRPDGIPTLQTDWWNYGGLTRDVSLVEVPEQFIDDYDLHLKRGSRTVLEGWVHVEGAAAGTEVTVSLPELAVKESAHLGADGRAMFQFTAGNLEPWSPEHPRLYRVHLQAGQDNLDDEIGFRTVEVRGTQILLNGSPIFLRGVSVHAEAPYRTGRACTDEDMKTLLGWVRELNGNFVRLAHYPHDERMTRLADRMGLLVWSELPVYWAVQFDTPAVLANAEQQLHEMIRRDRNKASVVFWSVANETPVTPARVGFLNTLVAKVREQDPTRLVTAALLVRTEGMTKIIDDPLGEALDVIGFNEYIGWYEHKPEDAEKTGWQVAYEKPLIVSEFGGDAKHGLHGDPDTRWTEEYQASLYRHQLVMLNRIASLRGMSPWVLMDFRSPRRPLAGIQDYFNRKGLLSDQGERKQAFHVLQAYYRDLAGRTPSETA
- a CDS encoding glycogen debranching enzyme family protein, translating into MDAGIRFGHDLCSVLEFAERREWLVTNGRGSYASGTVANVLTRGYHGLLIAALAPPVGRTLTLVKFDESVTYRGSRYELFTNRWQGGAVAPAGHVNLESFHLEGTVPTWRFAVADAVLEKRIWMEPWADTTYLAYNLIHACEPIEMACKAIVDYRDYHGRTHAGRFDQVQVDRVDRGLKVTMAAGARPLLLLSNAARGSPVSEWYHGFELARERERGLQDYEDHLHVADFQAKLALDDEPLVFAASVEGTADPDITALERRRAHENGVIDRWATGRSDGGRSAAGWVRQSVLAADQFIVDRANPADAAETGKTVIAGYHWFADWGRDTMISLPGLTLCTGRADIARLILKTFARYVSQGMLPNTFPDSGSSPEYNTVDATLWYFQALWAYYLATKDRQTVSELFPVLKNIVDWYRRGTRFSIHVDASDGLVYAGQEGVQLTWMDAKVGNWVVTPRIGKPIEVNALWYNALRILGIFASLAGENGTEFEKLAGDTLKGFQRFWNAASGYCFDVLDGPGGNDPALRPNQVFAVCLPGPSLHAPELLSGEQQRGVLDACAAKLLTLVGLRSLDPASPQYRGDYFGDRVQRDAAYHQGTVWAWLKGPFIEAHLRIRGDLAHAEQLLQPMADSLVAAGVGTLSEIYDGNAPTRPRGCIAQAWSVAELLRIWTLIEDSKTQGSGDRWHSR
- a CDS encoding Rieske (2Fe-2S) protein; its protein translation is MNRYLSRRKFLGLAAAALTGATALDSARSASAARVVDAGPASSYGSEGVYDRFRNQGFFVIRQGKRFLALSAFCTHRKCKLTAEPDRSFLCECHGSTFDPNGKVTAGPAKRDLPVFPVSVNESGHLLVQVPGP
- a CDS encoding helix-turn-helix transcriptional regulator; its protein translation is MSIEEHDFFSESDHQWGADLDAGRLEICLNLSGEGEVRFGKCRTRFSARTLGHYAVLATLQSRFQVRRPAGQRHRFAAVKFSRDFLLRSLAVSGKGPRGLKPTARALLGGEPGSHEGVIGPVTAMTACQEALFFQLRQPPVSSGAQGLWFQSKALELAAQLFFTPEPPQPEFFCVRQRRLARERVDAVKSILRETLQEPPPLEELARRVGCSPFYLSRTFSQHTGCTIPQYLRRMRMEQAAELLLSGGYNVTEAAFAVGYSSLGHFSKSFCEEIGCCPALFPGARALVERFRGRPASRHGW